From Methanocella paludicola SANAE, a single genomic window includes:
- a CDS encoding helix-turn-helix domain-containing protein, translating to MTIADDVIAAAFQSDEEFRKTLERVIKKDLGLSITEFGDRSGISPSTLYKILNGDRDPNLGTLREVVEAIRNIEGLSREKFIAVIAARQVLDRISEREMFVDGKRIVVREYSAMTMEDAIVAAIKAERDGAQALVCAPIVSYTLEKVLRIPVATIMPGNSVVAAIENASKKVRSFGH from the coding sequence ATGACAATAGCGGATGACGTGATCGCGGCCGCGTTCCAGTCGGACGAGGAGTTCAGGAAAACGCTTGAGAGGGTAATAAAGAAGGACCTGGGCCTGAGCATAACGGAGTTCGGCGACCGCTCCGGCATCTCCCCGAGCACGCTCTATAAGATCTTGAACGGCGACCGTGACCCGAACCTGGGCACGCTACGTGAGGTCGTTGAGGCCATCCGGAACATCGAGGGCCTGAGCCGCGAGAAGTTCATCGCCGTGATCGCCGCGAGGCAGGTGCTGGACCGCATCAGCGAGCGCGAGATGTTCGTGGACGGTAAGCGTATCGTCGTGCGCGAGTACTCGGCCATGACCATGGAGGACGCCATCGTCGCGGCCATTAAGGCCGAACGTGACGGCGCTCAGGCTTTAGTGTGCGCCCCCATCGTGAGCTATACTCTCGAGAAGGTCCTGCGTATCCCCGTCGCCACCATAATGCCGGGCAACAGCGTGGTCGCCGCCATAGAGAACGCCTCTAAAAAGGTGCGAAGTTTCGGACATTAA
- a CDS encoding ABC transporter substrate-binding protein gives MSINDLFDKLNEEKLSRRTVLKVGAAVGVGMAGLGVAGCTSPSPTVTPTSTPLKVKDTVNIGYLITDHDSPFYIAATKIDGAQSYLEKYGMNINITNFSSGPEILTQIAGGKIDIGIAGVPPVILAYDKDPTVRIVTSVHKNGSGLFVKKGSGLAKFTDLKGKKVGTPGPGSIQDILVRELCKSNNLVYGTDVDAVKLPQGQWIGAVDAGTVDAVMGWEPFVTMAEMQGIGETILRSEDILPGHPCDSIVTTKGMIEQYPDSIKAFLRAHRDAVELIKNDPQKAAQIVSSKEWMNNEPAVERASMEHITFLYKPDEEYLAGFDRFSKVLKEELSLTKKVYTRDEIFDLSLVNGI, from the coding sequence ATGTCTATTAATGATCTCTTTGATAAGCTTAACGAAGAAAAGCTTTCTCGCAGGACGGTCCTTAAAGTCGGCGCAGCTGTCGGCGTCGGCATGGCCGGCCTGGGGGTAGCGGGGTGTACCAGCCCGTCTCCCACCGTGACGCCCACTTCCACGCCGCTCAAGGTTAAGGATACGGTTAACATAGGCTATCTCATCACGGACCACGACTCGCCGTTCTACATCGCCGCGACGAAGATCGACGGGGCCCAGAGCTACCTGGAGAAGTACGGCATGAACATCAACATCACCAACTTCAGCTCGGGCCCGGAGATACTGACCCAGATCGCGGGAGGCAAGATCGACATAGGCATCGCAGGCGTGCCGCCGGTCATACTCGCGTACGATAAGGACCCGACGGTCAGGATCGTGACCTCCGTCCACAAGAACGGCTCCGGGCTGTTCGTCAAGAAGGGCTCGGGCCTGGCGAAGTTCACCGACCTCAAGGGGAAGAAGGTCGGCACCCCTGGCCCCGGCTCCATACAGGACATCCTGGTCCGGGAGCTCTGCAAGTCCAATAATCTCGTTTACGGCACGGACGTCGACGCGGTGAAGCTGCCCCAGGGCCAGTGGATCGGCGCCGTCGACGCCGGAACGGTCGACGCGGTCATGGGCTGGGAGCCGTTCGTGACCATGGCGGAGATGCAGGGCATCGGCGAAACGATACTCAGGTCCGAGGACATCCTGCCCGGCCACCCGTGCGACTCGATCGTCACGACGAAGGGCATGATCGAGCAGTACCCGGATTCCATCAAGGCGTTCCTCAGGGCCCACCGCGACGCGGTCGAGCTCATCAAGAACGACCCGCAGAAGGCCGCCCAGATCGTCTCCTCGAAGGAGTGGATGAACAACGAGCCGGCCGTCGAGCGCGCGTCCATGGAGCACATCACGTTCCTGTACAAGCCGGACGAGGAGTACCTGGCCGGGTTCGACCGGTTCTCGAAGGTCCTGAAAGAGGAGCTGAGCCTGACCAAGAAAGTCTATACCAGGGACGAGATCTTCGACCTGTCCCTCGTGAACGGGATCTAA